In Dethiosulfovibrio peptidovorans, the genomic stretch GACCGGTGCCAGAAAACGACCGACCCTGCCCAGAGCGCTATTGCTGGTCGTCTCATCCGAGAGTTCCTTCAGAAGCAACGCCCTATCCCGACGGAGCCTCTTATACGCCTTCTGAACCACCTTGGCCTCCTTGTCCTTACGGTTTGCCTTGGAGACCAATGGGAACAAGAGAGGATCCCGAGCCTCAAAACGCTTTTCCAGCTTTTCGCCGCCGAGTCCTGCCATACGAGCATCCTTATACTGACTCATAAAATCGATGAGTTTCACAACTCCCTGATCATCCTGAAACAGAGAGGCATATTTCGTTTTAGCAACTTTCGTTCGGAAGGTCTGAACGATTTTATCGCTTCGGAAACGGTACTCATCCATCGTTTTCTGAGGAAGCCCAGGATAATTCACCAAAAAGTATACTCCAACGGCTACAGCCATGACGACCGTCCCCACTTTTCTGACAAACATCCACGTCCGCTCTACCGCCCTGGTGACGACGCTTCGAACTGTAGGGATGTGATAAGCCGGCAGTTCCATGACAAAAGGAGCCGATTCCTTCCCCTTGAGCACTGTTATTGTAAGCACTTTAGAGACAGCTAAAGCCATAAGCAAAGTAACAGTTGAGATAAAGACCATCATCCCAGCACTCTGATACGACGGCTTGACAAAGTAGACACTGATAAGCAGGGTATACAGGGGGATCTTGGCCAAACAATTCATGAGAGGCACTACCAAGATGGTCGCCAGACGAGCTTTTTCGTCAGCAATGACCCTGGTCGCCACAACACCGGGGACAGCACAGCCTCCCACAAGAACACCACCTAAGATCAACGGCAGAGTGGATTGACCGTGAAGTCCGAAGCGACGGAGGATTCGATCCAGAATAAAAGCAATTCTCGGCATGTACCCCACATCCTCCATAATGGCGACACAGCCGAAGAGAATCAAAAAGATAGGAATATAAATGAGTACTGAGTTGATCGCTGCTACGAGGCTGATGACCAGAGACCGGAGGAGAGGTCCGCCCATAATCTCCGCAGGAGGCAGTATTCCAGCGACCCAGGCGGCAAAACGCTGAAGCCAGGGGGTCATGTATTCCGTGGCCTTATACCCCTGCACGATAGAGAGCTCGTAGAGCCCATAGATAACGAAAAGGAGCAGGATGGGGCCGAATATCTTATGAACCACCACAGCATCAATTCGATCGCTCCAGAGGACCTTGTTCTTTTGGGGCTCCTCCAGGCATCGGGACTCCAGATCAACGGCCCGAAGATGACGAGACAAACCGATATGAGCCCGGGGCTCCTCCTCGTGGTCCTGAACAAAGCGCTGGCTTAACAGCTCAGCCTTCTGAAGGATAGCCTCACCAGGGCTGCCTAAGTTCTGGACGATCTTCAGAACCGCCTCGTCCTTTTCCATGATTTTTATGGCCAGCCAGCGGTTTGGGTAAGCCAGCTCCTGAATGACATCCAGATCCTGAGCGAGTTCTTTCAGAATAGGCTCCAGAGGCCCGTAATCCACGGCAAAGGGATTTTTCCCATCAGGTGGGTTAAAAACCGACAGACATTCCTTCAAGTCTTTGCTGCCAGTTCCGCGATTACCAACAGTCTCCACCACTGGGACACCCAACTCCCTGGACAAAGCTTGGGGGTCAAGAATCAGTTCTTTGGACACAGCGACATCTACCATGTTCAGGGCGACCACCATGGGAGCGCCCATCTCCAGCAATTGAAAGGTGAGGTACAAACTCCGGCGAAGGTTAGAGGCATCAAGGACGTTGACCACCACACGAGGATCTCCAGAGAGGATAAAGTCCCGAGTAACCATCTCCTCCGAAGAAAAGGACGTCAGGCTATACGTTCCTGGGAGGTCCACCAATTCAACAGTTTCTCCGTTATGACGATACCGCCCTTTTTTGATATCCACGGTCACGCCGGGATAGTTAGCCACATGCTGCCGAGCCCCAGTCAGAACATTGAACAAGGTCGACTTTCCACAGTTTGGCTGTCCCGCCAGAGCAACGACCTTCAGATCACGTTTCATTCTGGAACAACCTCAATAAGAGCAGCCTCTGAATGACGAACTGTCACGTGCTGCCGTCCAAGCAAAAACTCCACCGGATCCACAAGGGGGGCGTTACGAACCACCGTAATGGAAATCCCTTTGTAAAAGCCCATATCCAACAATCTCTGACCGACGCTCCCCTTGGCACCGTTTCGAACTAGCCGAACAGTGCTTCCGGGCCGTACCTCGTCCAACGTCACGAAAACCTCCCCTTTCCTACTGTTGCGCCAGTATCCACGAGCCTCCCAACTTCAGGTACTCCCTCTATCGGCTATGAGAGAAAAATAAGATCAGCCATCTGCCGTCCCAGCGCTAGTCGTCCATGTCCGACCTTGAGCAGGACAGGACCTCCTTCGTTACGCAGGACCTCAACGATAGCCCCCGGGAAAAGCCCCATATCCGCCAGACGCTCTCGTGCACCATGGCCTCCCTCGACGAAGACCACCTGCCCCTTCGTACCCGACGGACACCGTGACATTACGGTATGTACATTGCTCATAACCACTTCGCCCCCTCATCGGCGGTGTTTAAACAGGCAAGAGCAGCAGGCTCTCTCCCTGAAGGAGACATCCCAGGCAAGGCATTAGGTTAGCTCCACCTAACGAAAATTTTAGCAGCCTAACTTCTTTCGGTCAAGAGGCGACAAAGCCATACCCCCTTCTTGCTATTAGGCTCAGGGCATGATATTCTCTGTTAGAAGTCACAAACAACTCTATAAGGAGGCGCATATAAATGGCCAGTATTGGAGTTCTGTACGGAAGCACCACCGGAGCCACCCAAGAGGTGGCAGAGAAGATTTCTCAGGAGTTGGGTGCCACCCTCGTGGATGTAAGCTCGGCTGACGAAAGCGCCCTGAACCACGATGTATTGATTCTGGGTTCGTCTACCTGGGGACTTGGCGAACTCCAGGACGACTGGGGAAGCTTTATCTCCGAGCTGGAGAAAGCCGACCTCTCGGGCAAGAAAGTTGCTTTCTTCGGCACCGGCGATCAGGAGGGCTTCAGCGACACGTTTGTCGACGCCATGGGCCTTCTGTACGACGCCGTAGCCGATAAGGGCGTCACCGTCATCGGCAAATGCCCGACCGACGGCTATTCCGGCGGCGGACTGGCCATTCGCGACGGCCAGTTTGTGGGCCTGCCTATTGACAACACAAACCAGGAGGATCTCACCGAGGACCGGGTATCTGCCTGGATCGAAAAACTTCGCGCTGAGATGTAAAACCGACTGGCAAAATAAAACCTAAAAAACCGAGTCGTCCCGTAATACGCGGAACGACTCGGTTTATATGTCATCTTTTGCTCACAGGCCGTTCAGACTGTCCTGAAGATGCAGGTAGATGGTCTTGCTGCCAGAGTGAGGCAGATAATAGGCGTTGACAGTACCCGTCAGGACATCCTGCCAAGTTTCCCAGAGAAGGCGATCGTGGAGAATTGCCCTGTCAGTACGCCATACGGGGAGGAGCCGGTCATACCGCTCCGCTCGACTTCGGAAACCCTCGACCAGTGACGTTCGATACGACCGAGCATCCTGGAGAATTACCGAAGCCTCTCCACCGAGGCGTTCGCTCTCCAAGCGTTCGACAGCAACTCGATGAGCTGCCGACGCAGCCTGATCATCGCCCTGTGCCTGGGCCTGATCCCGGGCGTCAAGAGCCTCCACCAGATCGCCAAAGACCACGCCGGCCGTCGCGTTCAGGGAGTTTTCCCTCTCTCTCCAGGCATTTTCCACTGCTTTAAGCTTGGCACTCTCCGCTTCGTTGACCGCTAAAAAGTCGTCCAACACCTGGAAGGGAACCTGAGGCGGAGCCGACCGGGAAATATCCACGATCTCCAGGCCACACCGTGCATCGTCAAGACGCCTTTGGGCCTCCAACACGACCGCCTGTTCATCGATGGCTCCTTTAGTGAAGTCATCCACCGACATCTGTCCGATGCAAGTCACCAGGGCTTCCTGAACGACACACCGCAGAAATGTCCGCGCCCGATCCACAGATCCCAGGGTCTGAACGAACCTGAGAGGAGCGCTTCCTTCAGGAGAGACCCTAAAGGCAACCTGCCATCGCCCGTGAACGATGTTGTGATCACCGGTGATAAGGGAGCCGTCCTCTCCGGGACGAAGCCCCTCTCGGTTGGCCCGACCACACCAGAACTCGTCATCCAGAGCCAGACGCTGGATGGCCGTCGGCACGGTAATAACCTGGTCGATGGGATCAGGAAAACCCAGATAAGGCCCTCCCGGAGGCACCACAGCCTGCACTCCTTCCCCCAGCACTTCGCCAAAACGAAGGTGAATCGCAACGGCTCCCTCGTCCACCCAGTACACACCGCTCACAGCCACCCAGAGACAGAACAGAACTCCCGCAATCACAGCAACCCTGAAACCAGATCGCAACAGCCGATCCAGAGCCAGAGCTCGACCGACATCGCCCTTTCCGCCTTGACACTTCACGGCCTGGGCCCCTCCCGATCTCGGGATGCGGGCAAGAGGATTTCATCCAGTAACGTATAGGGGGCCATGCCCGAGTCCAGAATAAACGTGCTGTTGTGACGAAGGGTTTTTCGAAGGGTCTCCAACTGTCGAAGATACAGGGCAAAATCCTGATGTTGGGCGAAAACTCTGGCGTATTCCGCAGCGGCAGCATCCCCTTCGGACCGAATTTCCTCGGCTCTTCGACGGGCAAAGGCCATAATTCGCTGACTGTCGCTCTCAGCCTTAGCCATGATTCCTCTGGCGATGGCGTCACCCTCGGATCGAGCTTTCTGAGCCATACGCTGACGAGTTTGACGCATTCTCTGGAAAACTGCCTCCGTGATCTTCTCGGGAAAGAGGATCCGACTGATTCCCATGGACTCTATCTCAACTCCCCAATGAGCCTCCGCAAGGGCCGCTCTCATCCGATGCAGTATGGCGGCCTCTGCCTGGTTCAGATCAGCCTCGTTCTCGGAGATCAACTGATCAAGCCGAAACTCACCCAGAGTGGAACAGGCAGTCCTCAGACGATCCCGAAGGAGACGTTCGGCTTCCTCGGGGGTCCGAAGGCTTCTGAAAAATTCCAGACCATCCACGATCCTCCACGTCAGGTACGCCTGGATGACCACCACCTGCCGGTCAGCGGTTTCCTGCTGCTCAAGACGATCGGGGAGAACACGAAGACGCCTGTCGAAACGATAGATCTTCTGGATAGGCCAGGGAAAGCGCCAAAATAGACCAGCGTCATCTCCCCCCGCGTTTTTCAGATCATCATGATCGGCCTTGCCGAAGGTTGTGACCAAAGCCGTCTCGTTGAACGGTACGGTGAAGGTGACCATGGTCAACACGAGAACAACCACAACGACGCTCCCAACGACGGGGCGTATCCCTCTGAACTTCACCACAACATCACTCCTCCTGTAACTGGGACTCGCCTGCTGTCTCATCATCCAGGGTCGGCAAATACACCGAAGGCGCCAGACCAGACAGTCGGAAGACCAGATCCTCCCGCTCTTTCGGAAGGACATATTTTCTGGCCTTGGGGAGGGTCTCGTCCAACACGTCCAGATAGAGACTCTGACCATAGTACAGCGGCACAGCAGAGAACAGATCGTGTCGTGACAGGAACCTGCCAGCCCGAGCTCCCTCGGTAGCCTCCCGAAGCGCCCGATAACCCACGGCTTCGCTCAGAACTGCCGCCACCGATCCGCCGCTTTCCAGAATCTCCCCGTCAATACGCTGTTTTATCTCGACCAGGTTACCCGAAATCACCCCATCGTCGATGGACTGGATCGCCCGAATCAGATCGGCGGCCTTGGCTCCGTCTCCCACAGTCTCAGTCATACGAAGCACTGCCGCCTGCCGCGCCCACTGAATGGCGGTCTCTCGCTCCTGAAGAGCCGATACCGTTTCCTCAAAATACTCGGCCACGGGTTGAGGAGGATGGACACCGACGATGCCCACGTACTCTACGGCGATACCGAGGCGAGAGCAGAGCGGATCGTTCTGCAACGTTGTACGGATAACCCGGGATACCTCTTCCCGCCCAGGGCCCACGAGAGTATCCACGTCAAATGCAGCAAAGGCACGAGCCGTGACCCGCTCTGCCAGCTGGCGAAACAGGGTAACGACGTCTGCTGCCCATTGAAGAGACGCCAGAGGATCGTCGATCCGATACTCGACGATCACGTCGGCTCCTACAAAGGAGACGGAGGGTAATCTCTCTCCAGCCACAACCTGAGCAACATCGGCTGGAGGAGCCACCGGCAGGTAGAACTCAGACCGAAGACCGTGTTCGTTGGTCCAGAGGATGGGGATTCCCTCTTTGTAGACGGCTCCATCCTCCGAAGTAGGACGGTGGGATCCCACGTGAACTCGACGAAGCCGAGTCACGTCCACTAAAATCGTCGAATCCATGGGCCAAGGTGCCTTGAATCGAAACCCCGGCTGTACGACCATCAAAGGCCGCCCCCATCGAAGAATTACCCCAGCGCTTCCCTGAGGAACCACAACTACCGACGAGAGAGCAGATAATAATAGGATGACCGCAACACCCAGAGGCAACATCATATGTGACAGATGATGGACAAAGCTGCTTCCAGAGAGGTCCACACCAAACTGGTACGCAAAGGCCTCCCGAAGGGTGTGCCCCAACGACGCACGACGACTCAGAAGATCCAGAAGACGAGAACGGTGAAACCACCGAATTTCCCCAGACTCAAGAGGACGAAACCACTCCAGTGCGGAGACCAAAATCACCTCAGCAGCCACGGAGATATTCAGCCATAGGGCCACCCGTTCAGTCCACACGACGAGATCAGGCCGATGGAGCATGACCAGAAGGACCTCAAGGACCAGAAGACAGCCGACCAGAAACGAACCCCGAAGATATCCCAGACAAGGAGACAGAGGACCTTCCTGATCGTCCCCCAAAATTGACTCGAAATACCCCTTGGCCAACCACGCTCCCACGGGGATGAGGCTGGAACAAAAGAGAAGAGCACCAGAGGGAAGGGGCGATACTGGCACCCCGCCAAAATGGCCGAACAGAGCGGACAGAGAAAACAACCCTAAAACTGCAGCGACCAACCCAGCGGTGGAAAACCGCCAATCCACGGAGAAAACCTCTCCGCTATCGATACGGGATAGAGCATAGGTAACGGCCAGCCACGGGATACTTGCCGCCGCCAAAAAAACCACAGGAAGCCAGCCGATTTGTTCCCCACCAAACAGAGCGACAAAACCACCCAGGCCCATCAACATGGTTTGAAAGACAGCCCCGTGGCGGGCCGTCCTCGCCAGACGATCACCGGTCATGAGAGGAGCCCTCCTTAAAACGAACCAATCGAGCTGAATTGAGGACGACGGCCATAGATGCACCACCGTGAAGCAGAGCCGCCATAACAGGGTGAACCCACCCCATAGCTCCAAGGATCATAGCCGAAGCGATAGAGCCGAAAGATATCCAGAGGTTCTGACGAATCACCGCCAAGGTCTCCCGACCAAGCTCAATTACCGCTGGGACCGATGTCACATCGTCATTCATCAGGGCGATTGACGAGGATGAGATAGCCAGATCGCTCCCAGCCGCCCCCATAGCGAATGAGAGATCACCTGCCGACAGGGCAGGCCCGTCGTTGACCCCATCGCCAACTACCGCCACAACAGCTCCCTGTTCCTTCTTCGCGTTGACGAAAGCCATTTTATCTTGAGGGAGCATCTCCGAACAATACTCTCCTATTCCTACGGCCGAGGCAATCCTGGTTACCACAGAATCCCGATCACCCGACAGCAAACTCAGATCATCGATACCCTGACGCCGAATCCGATCCAGCGCCACAACGACATCAGCTTTAGGCCGATCCTCCAGAGCCATGAGTCCAGCATATCGGCCATCCACCCCAACATATAGCAAACTTTGTCCCTGAAATAAAGTAAGATCCAACGAGGGAATTGAAATCCCGGCCTCCTGAAGCCAATCGCGCTGCCCCAACATGACTGATCGACCATTCACCGTCCCCTCAACGCCCTTCCCATGCCGTTCCTGAACATCTGATGCCGAGGGTACCGGCACTCCAAGCTCAGAAACATACCGACACACCGATTTAGCTACCGGATGGGACGATCCCCGCTCTACAGCCGCAGCGACAGCCATAAGCTCCTCCCTGGACCAGGAGAATTCGGGCTCTACTTCTGTAACATGAAGACGTCCTTCCGTCAAAGTCCCCGTTTTATCGAAGACCATGGCGGTCAGACGATCAGCCACCTCAAGGCAAGCCACGTCCTTGATCAGAATTCCCAGACGGGCGGCCACCCCTAAAACAGCGACGACGGCGGTGGGACCAGCCAGAAGAATCGAGCAGGGACATGCCACAACAACCATAGCCACCATCCGATCCAGATCCCGGGTACCAAACAACACGGCCCCGGCTAGAAACAAAACCACCAGGATATACCATCGAATATGCCGATCAATAGTCTGCATGATGGGAGTCTTGGTCGCCTCTGCTTTGGCAATAAGCTGGCGCACCATTCCTATGGTGGTCTGCTCTCCTACAGAGACCACACGACAAATCAAGACCCCCGTGAGATTCACGGTACCCGCAAACAGCGACTCTCCAGGTTCCTTATCCACCGGAAGAGATTCCCCTGTAATGGTCGCCTGATTCACAGAGGACTCACCCTCCAAGACGATACCATCCACTGGAATCCGTTCTCCGGGGCGAACCTGCACCCGATCTCCCGCCTTGAGATTGGACACAGGAATCTGAACCCAATCGTCCCCCTGGGGGACCCAGGCCTCAGGGGAATGGAGGTCCAGCAAATCGGCCAGGCTGTCCTGAGCCCCCTGTGCTGACCGATGTTCCAAAAGGGCAACCATGGCCATGACAAAGGCAATCGTTGCCGATGTCACAAACTGCCCTGAAACGAAGGTAGCGATAACTCCCAATGCGGCCAGCTCGTTCATATCGCTGTGATCAGCGAACAGATCCTTGACGGCGTTGAATACCAACGGTGCCCCCAAAAAAAGAGCCGCCGCCAAAGCAGCCAAAGCGCTTCGAACATCGTCGCCAAAGGCAAACCGAGACAGAAAAGCCGTCAGGAGGAGAGCTCCTCCCAAACCGAGATAGACCGGTCCGCTTGATGAATGATGATGATGTCCCACCATCTCCTTCATAAAGTCATGCGCCATGGGACCCCCCTCTTTCGTTCGTATTGGCATACACTATCCCAAGATATGTGGCCAGTCAACGTACATTGATGAACGGAATTGAACACGATCCGACGGAAACCTTG encodes the following:
- the feoB gene encoding ferrous iron transport protein B, translated to MKRDLKVVALAGQPNCGKSTLFNVLTGARQHVANYPGVTVDIKKGRYRHNGETVELVDLPGTYSLTSFSSEEMVTRDFILSGDPRVVVNVLDASNLRRSLYLTFQLLEMGAPMVVALNMVDVAVSKELILDPQALSRELGVPVVETVGNRGTGSKDLKECLSVFNPPDGKNPFAVDYGPLEPILKELAQDLDVIQELAYPNRWLAIKIMEKDEAVLKIVQNLGSPGEAILQKAELLSQRFVQDHEEEPRAHIGLSRHLRAVDLESRCLEEPQKNKVLWSDRIDAVVVHKIFGPILLLFVIYGLYELSIVQGYKATEYMTPWLQRFAAWVAGILPPAEIMGGPLLRSLVISLVAAINSVLIYIPIFLILFGCVAIMEDVGYMPRIAFILDRILRRFGLHGQSTLPLILGGVLVGGCAVPGVVATRVIADEKARLATILVVPLMNCLAKIPLYTLLISVYFVKPSYQSAGMMVFISTVTLLMALAVSKVLTITVLKGKESAPFVMELPAYHIPTVRSVVTRAVERTWMFVRKVGTVVMAVAVGVYFLVNYPGLPQKTMDEYRFRSDKIVQTFRTKVAKTKYASLFQDDQGVVKLIDFMSQYKDARMAGLGGEKLEKRFEARDPLLFPLVSKANRKDKEAKVVQKAYKRLRRDRALLLKELSDETTSNSALGRVGRFLAPVTKYAGFDWKVNVALLSALAAKESTVATLGMIYKSADDDSQKKNLTEEMRENQGYTPLHALALMVFMALYPPCIATLVMVKVQANWSWAIFSLIYPIVLGFFAASVIFTGGQALGLSGFTASWVFYGLIILCVIALGLYEPKRKEL
- a CDS encoding flavodoxin, which produces MASIGVLYGSTTGATQEVAEKISQELGATLVDVSSADESALNHDVLILGSSTWGLGELQDDWGSFISELEKADLSGKKVAFFGTGDQEGFSDTFVDAMGLLYDAVADKGVTVIGKCPTDGYSGGGLAIRDGQFVGLPIDNTNQEDLTEDRVSAWIEKLRAEM
- a CDS encoding iron transporter FeoA, which translates into the protein MTLDEVRPGSTVRLVRNGAKGSVGQRLLDMGFYKGISITVVRNAPLVDPVEFLLGRQHVTVRHSEAALIEVVPE